The following are encoded in a window of Methylicorpusculum oleiharenae genomic DNA:
- a CDS encoding uroporphyrinogen-III C-methyltransferase, with protein sequence MAELSEKQDQNTDKVLLKSKSKSGLWFGFLIVLIVISIGGIGYYFFMQLRAQQENLGGELDKGDMQVIELSKQLSGYQTQLSALQSQLATLVADVKNKDGQFNKTLSDFSELHTEKLDNARTDLGNQIRQVQRQLGKTRGDWLIADAEYLLSVANQRLQLMGDLATTTEALEAADQRLRESGDAAVFKVREQISKDIAALKTIVESDMVGIYSALQMLQDKVGQLPLIMPYAGKPFTPSSDIHSHGDSGEDEHNMLSFAMKKLEGVVTIRHTDREIKAILEPEEALFIQQQFRVKLEMIKLALVQQNEVLYKAAIADAIAWLKENFTMNDETKSVVGELERMNIIRLKSEFPDISRSLKMLRDITKLRIETDKALVEPEVTEQPPQDNQ encoded by the coding sequence GTGGCTGAGTTAAGTGAAAAACAAGACCAGAATACCGATAAAGTTTTGTTAAAAAGCAAATCCAAAAGCGGGCTTTGGTTCGGATTCTTAATTGTACTGATCGTTATCAGCATCGGGGGGATTGGTTATTATTTTTTCATGCAATTGCGCGCCCAACAGGAAAACTTGGGTGGCGAGCTTGATAAGGGAGACATGCAGGTCATTGAACTCAGCAAGCAACTGAGCGGCTATCAAACCCAATTATCGGCTTTGCAATCGCAATTGGCGACACTGGTTGCTGATGTTAAAAACAAGGACGGGCAGTTTAACAAAACATTGTCCGACTTCTCTGAGCTTCATACCGAAAAGCTCGATAATGCCAGAACAGACCTGGGTAATCAGATTCGTCAGGTTCAGCGTCAACTGGGTAAAACCCGGGGCGATTGGTTGATTGCCGATGCCGAATATTTACTGAGTGTAGCAAATCAGCGTTTGCAGCTCATGGGCGATTTGGCCACGACGACCGAAGCGCTTGAAGCGGCTGACCAACGTTTACGCGAAAGCGGAGATGCTGCAGTATTCAAGGTCAGAGAGCAGATTTCAAAAGATATAGCCGCATTGAAAACCATTGTCGAATCGGATATGGTCGGGATTTATTCGGCGCTGCAGATGTTGCAAGATAAAGTTGGACAATTGCCTTTGATCATGCCTTATGCCGGCAAACCGTTTACGCCATCTTCAGACATTCATAGTCATGGTGATTCAGGCGAGGATGAACATAATATGTTGTCCTTCGCGATGAAAAAACTCGAAGGCGTTGTCACTATTCGTCATACAGACAGGGAAATCAAGGCTATTCTGGAACCCGAGGAAGCTCTGTTTATCCAGCAACAATTCAGAGTCAAGCTGGAAATGATCAAGCTTGCGTTGGTTCAACAAAATGAAGTTCTGTATAAGGCAGCCATTGCCGATGCAATAGCCTGGCTCAAGGAAAACTTCACGATGAACGACGAAACAAAATCGGTTGTGGGCGAGCTGGAACGGATGAATATTATTCGATTAAAGAGCGAATTTCCGGATATCAGCCGGTCGCTTAAGATGCTGCGCGATATTACCAAATTAAGAATTGAAACTGATAAAGCGCTGGTTGAACCGGAAGTTACTGAACAGCCACCTCAAGATAATCAATGA
- a CDS encoding heme biosynthesis HemY N-terminal domain-containing protein, producing MKNVIYFLGSLFIAVVTAFIVHSWLSQYDDSGYVLIGMGRWSLETSLVFFGVALVIVFFITYMFFRLLGWLMRLPGKMKDRGKSVKFNRSQEALIAGLVDSAEGNWEKAEKILIKHASHSGAPLIHYLTAARAAQSRGAVEKRDEYLKKAADYAPGSDIAVGLVQAELHLSGNQFEEALQTLARLHSINPGHAAVLKLLHQTYRHIGDWDAIRKLIPSLNKNKVLMEAEVKLLEADAYSNLLREAAQKGDFTDIQELWQEIPDYIKTVSGIPAIYFAAMIDVGAGAKIEDELAKIISSNWDHTLLVLFGSVQSNDRARQLRTAESWLTVYPDDPVLLRILGKLCILLNDTDKAELYLEKSIAVEPSVSAYQLLGNILFGKDDKNNAIECYKMGLELASSEVISQVENYTG from the coding sequence ATGAAAAATGTCATCTATTTTCTGGGTTCGCTCTTTATTGCAGTCGTAACCGCTTTTATAGTCCATAGCTGGCTAAGTCAATATGATGACTCGGGCTATGTATTGATTGGTATGGGACGATGGTCTCTAGAGACTTCGCTGGTGTTTTTTGGTGTGGCTCTGGTGATCGTTTTTTTTATCACGTATATGTTTTTTCGCCTGCTAGGCTGGTTGATGCGGTTGCCGGGCAAGATGAAAGATCGCGGAAAGAGTGTCAAATTCAACCGTTCTCAAGAAGCACTGATTGCCGGGTTAGTTGATTCTGCTGAGGGTAATTGGGAAAAAGCCGAAAAAATATTGATCAAGCATGCATCGCATAGCGGCGCGCCTTTGATTCATTATTTGACTGCGGCAAGGGCGGCTCAATCTCGAGGCGCAGTTGAAAAACGCGATGAATATCTGAAAAAAGCGGCCGATTATGCACCGGGTTCTGATATCGCCGTGGGCCTGGTTCAGGCAGAACTGCATTTGTCGGGAAATCAGTTTGAAGAGGCGCTACAAACGCTGGCCAGATTACATTCCATCAATCCGGGTCATGCTGCCGTTCTTAAACTGCTGCATCAAACATACCGGCATATAGGCGATTGGGATGCTATCAGGAAACTGATTCCCTCGCTGAACAAGAACAAAGTATTGATGGAAGCCGAAGTCAAACTGTTGGAGGCTGACGCTTACAGCAATCTCCTCAGAGAGGCGGCACAAAAAGGAGACTTCACCGATATTCAAGAACTTTGGCAGGAAATACCTGATTACATCAAAACCGTGTCAGGAATTCCTGCCATTTATTTTGCAGCAATGATTGATGTGGGTGCCGGGGCCAAGATTGAAGATGAACTGGCTAAAATTATCTCGTCGAACTGGGACCATACCTTACTGGTTCTGTTCGGCAGCGTTCAGTCAAATGACCGGGCCAGACAGCTTAGAACAGCGGAAAGCTGGTTGACCGTATACCCGGATGATCCTGTCTTGCTGAGAATCCTGGGTAAATTATGTATTTTGTTGAACGATACGGATAAAGCGGAACTTTATCTGGAAAAGAGTATTGCTGTTGAACCTTCGGTTTCAGCTTATCAGTTATTGGGCAATATACTTTTTGGCAAAGACGATAAAAATAATGCCATTGAGTGCTACAAAATGGGACTGGAATTAGCTTCTAGTGAAGTGATCAGTCAGGTTGAAAACTATACAGGTTGA
- a CDS encoding transposase family protein, with product MDNQKDSRVECKKLHGLIDIMGLSVCAIISDAEGWQGIVDFAHEKLD from the coding sequence ATTGATAACCAAAAAGACTCTCGAGTTGAATGCAAAAAGCTTCATGGCTTAATCGACATAATGGGGTTAAGTGTCTGCGCGATTATCAGTGACGCAGAGGGTTGGCAGGGTATTGTCGATTTTGCTCATGAAAAGTTGGATTGA
- the ubiD gene encoding 4-hydroxy-3-polyprenylbenzoate decarboxylase, translating into MKYHDLRDFIRQLEKQGELKRIQYPADPVLEITEICSRTLEQQGPALLFEKPKGHTIPLLGNLFGTPHRVAMGMGADSVEALREIGKLLAYLKEPEPPKGFRDALDKIPVFKQVLNMAPKIVRSPPCQEVVLEGDEIDLANYPIQTCWPEDAAPLITWALVITKGPYKERQNLGIYRQQVIGKNKVIMRWLAHRGGALDFKEWQEAHPGQPFPVTVALGADPATILGAVTPIPDSLSEYAFAGLLRGSKTELANCLCNNLQVPASAEIVLEGFIYPGETAPEGPYGDHTGYYNEVDDFPVFTIEKITQRHDPIYHSTYTGKPPDEPAVLGVALNEVFVPILQKQFPEIVDFYLPPEGCSYRLAVISIKKQYPGHAKRVMLGLWSFLRQFMYTKFVIVVDDDISPREWKEVIWAMTTRMDPTRDITLLDNTPIDYLDFASPVSGLGSKAGFDATNKWPGETNREWGRPIVMSKEIIQQVDRIWDELF; encoded by the coding sequence ATGAAGTACCACGATTTGCGCGACTTCATCAGGCAACTCGAAAAACAAGGTGAGCTGAAAAGAATTCAATATCCGGCCGATCCGGTCCTTGAGATTACAGAAATCTGCAGCCGCACCCTCGAACAACAGGGTCCGGCGCTGTTATTCGAAAAACCGAAAGGTCATACGATACCGCTGTTAGGCAACTTGTTCGGCACGCCTCACCGCGTCGCCATGGGTATGGGTGCCGATTCGGTCGAAGCCTTGCGAGAAATCGGCAAATTGCTGGCCTATCTGAAAGAACCCGAGCCGCCCAAAGGCTTCAGGGATGCGCTGGACAAAATCCCAGTATTCAAACAAGTGCTGAACATGGCGCCTAAAATCGTCAGATCACCGCCTTGTCAGGAAGTCGTGCTGGAAGGCGACGAAATCGATCTGGCCAATTATCCCATTCAAACCTGCTGGCCCGAGGATGCCGCCCCTTTGATCACCTGGGCGCTGGTCATTACCAAAGGTCCCTACAAGGAACGCCAGAACCTGGGTATTTACCGCCAACAAGTCATAGGGAAAAATAAAGTCATCATGCGCTGGCTCGCCCATCGCGGCGGTGCGCTGGATTTTAAGGAATGGCAGGAAGCCCATCCCGGCCAGCCTTTTCCGGTGACGGTTGCGCTGGGGGCAGATCCTGCGACGATACTCGGCGCGGTTACGCCGATTCCTGACAGCCTATCGGAATATGCTTTCGCCGGTTTATTACGCGGCAGTAAAACCGAACTGGCCAATTGCTTGTGCAATAACCTGCAAGTGCCCGCCAGCGCTGAAATCGTGTTGGAAGGCTTCATTTATCCCGGCGAAACCGCACCGGAAGGCCCCTACGGCGACCATACCGGCTATTACAATGAAGTCGATGATTTTCCGGTGTTCACCATCGAAAAAATAACCCAGCGCCACGACCCGATTTACCACAGCACCTACACCGGCAAACCGCCTGATGAACCTGCTGTTTTGGGCGTGGCATTGAATGAAGTGTTTGTGCCTATCCTGCAAAAACAATTTCCTGAAATCGTCGATTTCTACCTGCCGCCCGAAGGCTGCTCGTATCGCTTGGCCGTGATCAGCATCAAAAAGCAATACCCGGGACACGCAAAACGGGTCATGCTGGGTTTGTGGTCGTTTTTGCGCCAGTTCATGTACACCAAATTCGTCATCGTTGTCGATGACGACATCAGTCCGCGCGAATGGAAAGAGGTCATCTGGGCCATGACCACGCGCATGGATCCAACCCGTGATATCACGCTGCTGGATAATACGCCTATCGATTATCTGGACTTCGCCTCACCGGTATCGGGTCTTGGCTCGAAAGCCGGATTCGACGCCACCAATAAATGGCCCGGTGAAACCAACCGCGAATGGGGACGGCCTATCGTCATGTCAAAAGAGATCATCCAACAGGTGGACAGAATTTGGGATGAGTTGTTTTGA
- the prlC gene encoding oligopeptidase A: MKNPLLIDSALPHFSEIKTEHIEPAIDALLAEARSVVSARLESAQNYTWENLVEPIENVEDRLNKAWSPVSHMNSVVNSEALREAYNACLPKLSEYSTEMGQNEPLYHAYKMIAQSNDFVHLDKAQKKIIENALRDFRLSGIDLPEKQKQRYKEISQALSKLTSQFEENLMDATNAWSKHITDSEELAGLPESALQQAQQTAQSENLQGWMITLQFPSYLAVMTYADNRQLRREHYEAFVTRASDCGPYAGRWDNSQIMEQILSLRHEKAQMLGFANYAELSLSTKMAESTDQVIDFLEDLGDRSWRQARKDLAELREFAGKYYGIKDLQPWDMSYFSEKMRQHFYQLSQEEVKAYFPDSRVLTGLFAIVEKLYGLQISEIDKVDTWHPDVRFYQILDQNGQLRGEFYTDLYARPKKRGGAWMDVCTSRKKTGDSIQTPVAYLTCNFTPPTGNDPALLTHDEVTTLFHEFGHGLHHMLTQVDHLGVSGISGVEWDAVELPSQFMENWCWEKEALGLISGHYQTGEVLPDSLFDKMMAAKNFQAGMQMVRQLEFSLFDFRIHLEYDPKKGGRIYEILDRVRKQVSVVQPPAFNRFAHGFSHIFAGGYGAGYYSYKWAEVLSSDAFSLFEEKGIFDVTTGHAFLTHILEQGGSEDAMSLFIAFRGREPKIDALLRHNGIAA, translated from the coding sequence ATGAAAAATCCATTACTGATAGACAGCGCACTACCCCATTTCTCTGAAATCAAAACCGAACATATTGAACCCGCCATCGATGCTTTACTTGCAGAGGCGCGCTCGGTTGTCTCCGCCCGCCTGGAGTCAGCCCAAAACTATACCTGGGAAAATCTGGTTGAGCCTATCGAAAACGTTGAAGATAGACTCAACAAAGCGTGGTCTCCTGTCAGCCACATGAACTCGGTGGTCAATAGCGAAGCCTTGCGTGAAGCCTACAATGCCTGTTTACCCAAACTCAGCGAGTATTCGACTGAAATGGGACAAAATGAGCCGCTTTACCACGCATATAAAATGATCGCGCAAAGCAATGATTTCGTTCACCTTGATAAAGCGCAAAAAAAAATCATCGAAAATGCGCTTAGAGATTTTCGATTATCGGGTATCGATCTGCCGGAAAAACAGAAACAACGCTACAAGGAAATCAGCCAGGCATTGTCAAAATTGACCAGTCAGTTTGAAGAAAACCTGATGGATGCCACCAATGCCTGGTCCAAACACATTACCGACAGTGAAGAACTGGCCGGATTACCCGAATCCGCATTACAGCAAGCTCAACAAACCGCGCAGAGCGAAAACCTGCAAGGCTGGATGATCACGCTGCAATTCCCCTCGTATCTGGCGGTCATGACCTATGCCGACAATCGCCAACTGCGCAGAGAGCATTATGAAGCCTTTGTAACCCGGGCTTCTGACTGCGGTCCCTATGCAGGTCGCTGGGATAACAGTCAAATCATGGAGCAGATTCTTAGCTTGCGCCATGAGAAAGCGCAAATGCTGGGCTTTGCCAATTACGCCGAATTATCCCTTTCCACCAAAATGGCCGAAAGTACCGATCAGGTCATCGACTTTCTTGAAGACCTCGGCGACAGGTCCTGGCGTCAGGCACGCAAGGATCTGGCCGAATTGCGCGAATTTGCCGGAAAATATTACGGTATCAAGGATTTGCAACCCTGGGATATGAGCTATTTTTCCGAAAAAATGCGGCAACATTTCTACCAGTTATCCCAGGAAGAAGTTAAAGCCTATTTCCCGGACAGCCGGGTATTAACGGGCTTATTTGCAATCGTCGAAAAACTGTACGGCTTGCAAATTTCAGAAATCGATAAGGTTGACACCTGGCATCCTGACGTCCGGTTTTATCAGATACTCGATCAAAACGGCCAATTACGCGGCGAGTTTTATACCGATTTATATGCCCGTCCTAAAAAGCGTGGCGGTGCCTGGATGGATGTGTGTACTAGCCGTAAAAAAACGGGCGACAGCATTCAAACCCCGGTCGCTTATCTGACCTGCAATTTTACTCCGCCAACCGGCAACGATCCGGCGTTACTTACCCACGACGAAGTCACGACGCTTTTTCATGAGTTCGGTCATGGCCTGCACCACATGTTGACACAAGTCGATCATTTGGGCGTTTCAGGCATCAGCGGTGTGGAATGGGATGCGGTGGAGTTGCCCAGTCAGTTTATGGAAAACTGGTGTTGGGAAAAAGAGGCGCTGGGATTAATTTCAGGTCATTACCAAACCGGCGAAGTGTTGCCTGACAGTCTGTTTGACAAGATGATGGCGGCCAAAAACTTTCAGGCCGGCATGCAAATGGTCAGACAACTGGAATTCAGCTTGTTTGATTTTAGAATCCACCTTGAATATGACCCTAAAAAAGGTGGCCGTATTTATGAAATTCTTGATCGCGTCAGAAAACAGGTCTCAGTCGTTCAACCGCCCGCGTTCAACCGCTTCGCGCACGGATTTTCCCACATTTTTGCCGGAGGCTATGGCGCCGGTTATTACAGCTACAAATGGGCCGAAGTCTTATCCAGCGATGCATTCTCGCTGTTTGAAGAAAAAGGCATTTTTGACGTTACAACCGGCCATGCATTTTTAACCCATATTCTCGAGCAAGGCGGCAGCGAAGACGCCATGTCGTTGTTTATTGCTTTCCGCGGCCGTGAACCCAAAATCGATGCCTTGCTCAGACACAACGGAATTGCTGCATGA
- a CDS encoding EAL domain-containing protein, with translation MKTLMLVLTLAGFGLSEAALCSNLQAPLKFAVLAFRPKAQAMTHWEPLAVYLSVALDQRVELGVYDYSELDAAVSRKEVDIVLTNPGHSIQLQLQNNLSAPLVTQVTQAGDYKLSAFGGVIFTRHDALSINALADLSEKRIAITFINSAGGYQMQVFELLSAGVPLPKKQNLITTGMPHDLVVEAVMTGRADAGFVRSGVLEGLHNEGKLDLNQIKIINQQKLPAYPYISSTPLYPEWPVSVMPQVDEQLSRRLIIALLNLPPDSSAARSAGIYGFIPPANYESVHEVLRKLRLPPYSEAPDFTLSDLWKKYQLWITSIGILTLLLTASGFLLIIQNRRLRQSEQRFATLFELAPEPTWIIADGRFIDCNMAAVRILGYKNRTKLLNARPADISPERQPDGESSQSKAERILQLVANGEPQRFEWIHKKFDGSKLIANVSLDPAILNGKKVVLCSWHDVTQRKQTEARLLESERKFRELSRRQEEIIWATNIGTWEWNIRSGETIFNERWAEITGHTLDELTPYNIKTWIALVHPEDIKLSRDKLEKCFSRETASYSCEVRMRHKQGHWIWILDQGRIVEWTADNMPLRMSGTHQDITGRKQVENELKLAASVFTHAKEGILITDADATIIEVNNTFSLVTGYSRAEILGQNPRILNSGRQPPEFYSDMWQQLIDKGHWCGEVWNRRKSGEVYAELLTISAVKDTLGSTKSYVALFTDITQIKEQQHQLEHIAHFDTLTQLPNRLLLADRLRQAMINSERSGRSLALIYLDLDGFKAVNDHYGHPAGDELLIKVAQRMKSVLREGDTLGRIGGDEFVAILIDLEQNEDWEPVLNRLLIAAAQPVTINEDQLAVSASIGVTLYPLDNADADQLLRHADQAMYQAKQQGKNSYQLFDIAGNAVAATQRETLESIRRAIDYGEFVLYYQPKVNMKTGEIIGAEALIRWQHPERGLLPPAAFLPFIDKHPISLEIGEWVIDTALSQLAAWRAEGLEISVSVNISALQLQQTRFEKRLFELLTAHPEVEPCQLELEIIESSALEDIAYVSGVMNACVSLGVQFALDDFGTGYSSLTYLKRLPASTLKIDQSFVRDMLEDQDDLAIVEGVMGLANAFGREVIAEGVETIAHGNLLLALGCELAQGYGIAKPMSAPELKPWIKTWRPDPSWAAWNHCRISRNQQPLLFAEVEHRAWVKVIAGCLKGEREVPPPLDEHLCRFGIWYKHEGRIRYGNHPEFQDIEPLHRQVHDLSKRFLKAANENRHLEVLDQLDELYTASNQLINALHKLIAVIETQA, from the coding sequence ATGAAAACATTAATGCTTGTTTTGACACTTGCAGGGTTTGGCCTTTCCGAAGCAGCGTTGTGTTCAAACCTGCAAGCTCCGTTAAAATTTGCTGTCCTTGCTTTTCGTCCAAAAGCACAGGCCATGACCCATTGGGAACCCTTGGCAGTCTATCTTTCAGTCGCTCTGGACCAACGCGTCGAACTCGGAGTTTACGACTATTCCGAACTAGACGCCGCAGTATCCCGAAAAGAAGTGGATATTGTGCTGACCAATCCGGGACACTCTATCCAGCTTCAACTTCAAAACAATTTATCGGCACCCTTGGTGACACAGGTGACTCAAGCAGGTGACTATAAGCTTTCAGCGTTCGGAGGTGTTATTTTTACCCGTCATGATGCCTTATCGATTAACGCCTTGGCTGACTTGAGTGAAAAACGTATAGCAATAACCTTTATAAATTCTGCCGGCGGTTATCAGATGCAAGTCTTTGAATTGCTGTCTGCCGGCGTTCCGTTACCCAAAAAGCAAAACCTGATCACAACGGGCATGCCTCACGACCTTGTTGTGGAAGCAGTCATGACCGGCCGCGCCGATGCTGGTTTTGTCCGAAGCGGTGTCCTTGAGGGCCTGCATAACGAAGGCAAGCTTGACCTGAATCAAATCAAGATTATCAACCAGCAGAAGCTGCCCGCTTATCCCTATATCAGCTCCACCCCTCTGTATCCGGAATGGCCGGTATCGGTGATGCCCCAGGTTGATGAACAACTCTCCCGCAGACTGATCATTGCCTTGCTTAACCTGCCTCCCGATAGTTCGGCGGCCCGTTCAGCAGGTATTTATGGCTTCATTCCCCCAGCCAATTATGAAAGTGTGCATGAGGTACTCAGAAAACTACGTTTGCCGCCCTATAGCGAGGCGCCTGATTTTACCCTCTCCGACCTGTGGAAAAAATACCAGCTATGGATTACCTCCATAGGCATCTTGACGCTACTTTTAACGGCATCCGGCTTTCTTTTGATAATACAGAACCGCCGATTACGTCAAAGTGAACAGCGTTTTGCAACCTTGTTTGAGTTGGCCCCGGAACCCACCTGGATTATTGCCGACGGGCGCTTTATAGACTGCAACATGGCAGCCGTGCGAATACTGGGTTACAAAAACCGGACCAAACTGCTGAATGCCCGTCCGGCCGACATTTCGCCGGAACGTCAACCCGATGGTGAAAGTTCACAAAGTAAAGCTGAGCGTATACTGCAGCTAGTCGCAAACGGTGAGCCGCAACGTTTCGAATGGATCCATAAAAAATTTGACGGCAGCAAATTAATAGCCAATGTCAGCCTGGACCCGGCAATTTTAAACGGAAAAAAAGTCGTGCTCTGCTCCTGGCATGATGTCACTCAACGTAAACAAACCGAAGCCAGATTATTGGAGAGCGAGCGCAAATTTCGTGAGCTGAGTCGCCGCCAGGAAGAAATCATCTGGGCTACCAATATAGGCACCTGGGAATGGAACATCAGGAGCGGTGAAACGATATTCAACGAAAGATGGGCCGAAATTACCGGTCATACCCTGGATGAACTGACTCCTTATAATATTAAAACATGGATAGCCCTAGTCCATCCGGAAGATATCAAGCTATCGAGAGACAAACTGGAAAAATGCTTTTCTCGCGAAACAGCTTCTTACAGTTGCGAAGTCCGGATGCGGCACAAGCAGGGCCATTGGATCTGGATTCTGGATCAAGGCCGGATTGTCGAATGGACTGCCGACAACATGCCTTTACGAATGTCAGGGACTCATCAGGACATTACCGGCCGTAAACAGGTGGAGAACGAGTTGAAGCTCGCCGCCAGCGTCTTCACTCACGCCAAGGAGGGCATACTGATTACCGATGCCGACGCCACCATCATAGAAGTCAATAATACCTTTTCGCTGGTCACCGGTTACAGCCGTGCCGAAATCCTGGGCCAAAATCCTCGAATATTAAATTCCGGACGGCAACCGCCGGAATTTTATTCGGATATGTGGCAACAGCTTATCGACAAGGGCCATTGGTGCGGGGAAGTATGGAACCGGCGCAAGAGCGGCGAAGTTTATGCGGAATTGTTGACTATCAGTGCCGTCAAGGACACCTTAGGCAGTACGAAAAGTTATGTGGCTTTGTTCACGGATATTACCCAGATCAAGGAACAACAACACCAACTGGAGCATATTGCGCATTTCGACACGCTCACCCAACTGCCGAACCGCCTGCTGCTGGCTGACCGGCTAAGGCAAGCTATGATCAATAGTGAACGTAGCGGCCGGTCTTTGGCACTTATCTACCTGGATCTGGACGGATTCAAGGCCGTCAACGACCATTACGGACACCCTGCGGGCGATGAACTGTTGATCAAAGTCGCACAACGCATGAAGTCGGTGTTACGAGAAGGCGACACCCTGGGACGAATCGGTGGCGACGAATTTGTTGCGATACTTATTGACCTTGAGCAAAACGAAGACTGGGAGCCGGTTCTTAATCGCCTGCTTATCGCAGCTGCACAGCCTGTGACTATCAACGAAGACCAGTTGGCTGTATCGGCCAGTATCGGTGTCACACTGTACCCGCTTGACAATGCCGATGCCGATCAACTGCTGAGACATGCCGATCAAGCGATGTATCAGGCTAAACAACAAGGCAAAAACAGTTATCAGCTATTCGATATCGCTGGAAATGCCGTAGCAGCAACACAGCGAGAGACTTTGGAGAGCATCCGGCGCGCCATTGATTACGGTGAATTCGTCCTTTATTATCAGCCTAAAGTGAATATGAAAACGGGCGAAATTATCGGCGCAGAAGCGCTTATTCGCTGGCAGCATCCTGAGCGCGGCCTTCTGCCTCCGGCAGCCTTCCTGCCTTTTATCGACAAGCACCCTATTAGTCTGGAAATAGGCGAATGGGTCATTGATACTGCATTAAGCCAACTTGCGGCCTGGCGCGCAGAAGGCTTGGAGATATCGGTCAGTGTCAATATCAGTGCGTTACAATTGCAACAAACCCGTTTCGAAAAACGTTTGTTTGAATTGCTGACCGCTCATCCTGAAGTTGAGCCGTGCCAACTGGAATTGGAAATCATTGAATCCAGCGCGCTAGAAGATATAGCCTACGTATCCGGCGTGATGAATGCCTGCGTCAGCCTCGGCGTGCAGTTTGCATTGGATGATTTCGGCACCGGCTATTCTTCGCTGACCTATTTAAAACGTCTTCCGGCCAGCACGCTAAAAATTGACCAAAGCTTCGTCAGGGATATGCTGGAAGATCAAGACGATCTTGCCATTGTTGAAGGTGTAATGGGTCTTGCCAACGCTTTCGGACGAGAAGTTATAGCCGAAGGCGTAGAGACGATCGCCCATGGCAATTTGCTGTTGGCTCTGGGATGTGAGTTGGCGCAAGGCTATGGTATTGCCAAACCTATGTCTGCGCCCGAACTAAAACCCTGGATTAAAACCTGGCGTCCCGACCCGTCCTGGGCTGCCTGGAACCATTGCCGAATCAGCCGTAACCAGCAACCATTGCTGTTTGCCGAAGTAGAGCATCGCGCCTGGGTAAAAGTCATTGCAGGCTGTCTTAAAGGTGAGCGCGAAGTGCCTCCGCCACTGGATGAACACCTCTGCCGCTTCGGCATCTGGTATAAGCATGAAGGCCGCATCCGCTATGGCAATCACCCTGAATTTCAAGACATTGAGCCATTGCATCGACAGGTTCATGACCTGAGCAAGCGATTTTTGAAAGCCGCCAATGAGAACCGGCATCTGGAGGTATTGGATCAGCTAGATGAATTGTATACAGCGAGCAATCAATTAATCAACGCCTTGCACAAACTGATAGCCGTTATCGAGACTCAGGCATAG